One genomic segment of Candidatus Hydrogenedentota bacterium includes these proteins:
- a CDS encoding transposase, giving the protein MDGAAFWVWAKQVFVRTLQSTDIVVLDNLSVHRNAAACAAITAVGAQLWPLPPYSYDLNPIEKMWSKVRAYLRRAKARDPQSLFHAISRALEQVTQEDVRNWFASCGYSFI; this is encoded by the coding sequence ATGGACGGGGCGGCGTTTTGGGTCTGGGCGAAGCAGGTCTTCGTGCGCACGCTGCAATCGACGGACATCGTAGTCCTGGACAACCTGTCCGTCCATCGAAACGCCGCCGCGTGCGCTGCCATTACAGCCGTAGGGGCGCAGCTCTGGCCTCTACCTCCCTACAGCTACGACCTTAACCCCATCGAAAAGATGTGGAGCAAGGTAAGAGCCTACCTGCGCAGAGCAAAGGCGCGAGATCCCCAAAGCCTCTTCCACGCGATCTCGCGCGCTCTGGAGCAGGTTACGCAAGAAGACGTTCGAAATTGGTTTGCCTCCTGCGGCTATAGTTTTATTTAA
- a CDS encoding IS630 transposase-related protein, with protein MKAMRTISTDLRERIVAACDRGDGTRQQIADRYEVSLGLLKKLLGQRQRTGGIAPRHRFSGRKPKITHEHQHRLRRLVRDHPEMTLEELRDALGVGCTPQAIHYVLLRMNLPLKKDVSSCRSESSGHPGSASTVGC; from the coding sequence ATGAAGGCTATGAGAACGATATCTACGGATTTACGGGAACGCATTGTGGCGGCCTGCGACCGGGGCGATGGAACGCGACAACAGATCGCCGACCGGTACGAGGTATCTCTAGGCCTGCTGAAGAAGCTTCTTGGACAGCGGCAGCGTACCGGCGGTATCGCGCCGCGCCACCGTTTTTCAGGCCGGAAGCCCAAGATCACGCATGAACATCAGCACCGGCTGAGAAGATTGGTGCGCGATCACCCGGAGATGACGCTGGAAGAGTTGCGTGACGCCTTAGGGGTTGGGTGCACGCCGCAGGCCATTCACTACGTGCTGTTACGCATGAACCTGCCTTTAAAAAAAGACGTTTCGTCCTGCCGAAGTGAATCGTCCGGACATCCAGGAAGCGCGAGCACGGTGGGTTGCTGA